From Bacteroidota bacterium, a single genomic window includes:
- a CDS encoding four helix bundle protein: MQELCVAPAYLFFKPAIINEESECMDSAEKTTTFFRFEDLRIYHKAVDYVSWMYGISGSNHNDSLLQKLNSAARDIALNIAEGSARNKSQFIYYLKMAKSSIRECLVFTTVAFNQNLFTDEHQDYSRNQLMEMTKMIGALISSLQRGAKREYPGEDDDDDMDEDSNY; encoded by the coding sequence ATGCAGGAGCTGTGCGTTGCTCCTGCATATTTGTTTTTTAAACCAGCCATTATTAACGAAGAATCAGAGTGTATGGACAGCGCAGAAAAAACTACCACGTTCTTCAGGTTCGAAGACCTCCGGATCTATCACAAAGCAGTTGATTATGTCAGCTGGATGTATGGAATATCCGGCAGCAATCACAACGACAGTCTTCTTCAGAAACTGAATTCCGCCGCCAGAGACATTGCCCTCAATATCGCCGAGGGTTCGGCCAGGAACAAAAGCCAGTTTATCTATTACCTTAAAATGGCCAAGAGTTCCATACGGGAATGCCTTGTCTTTACAACGGTTGCCTTCAACCAGAATCTCTTCACGGATGAGCACCAGGACTATTCCAGGAACCAACTCATGGAAATGACCAAGATGATCGGCGCCCTCATCTCCTCCCTCCAAAGGGGAGCCAAAAGAGAATATCCCGGAGAGGATGACGACGACGATATGGATGAAGACAGCAATTATTAA